AGATATTGAAGTAACGCCTACGCAGGCCGGGGCGCGGGTGGTGGTCAATGCGCGCACCGGGTCGGTGGTGATGAACCAGGCGGTACGCGTGAAGGACTGTGCCGTTGCGCACGGCAACCTGTCGGTGGTCATCAACACTGAACCCGTCATCAGCCAGCCGGGGGCGCTCTCGGGCGGCAGCACGGTGGTGGCGCAGACATCGCAGATCTCGGTGAACCAGGGCGGCGGCGCGATCCAGATGGTGCGCGGCGGTGCTTCGCTGTCGGACGTGGTCAAGGGCCTGAACAGCCTGGGCGCGAATCCGCAGGATCTGGTGTCCATCCTCCAGGCCATGAAGTCGGCCGGCGCGTTGAGCGCCGAGCTGGAAATCATCTGAGGTCGATGCGATGACGCTACCGGCCACTACCGATCGCAGCGGCGCGCTTGACCAACGCTTTGCGCTCGACGTGCAGGGCGTCGATGCCCTGCGGCGCACCGTGCGCACCTCGCCGGAAGAAGGCCTGCAGCAGGTCTCGCGGCAGTTCGAGGCGCTGTTCATGAACATGGTGCTCAAGAGCATGCGCGAGGCAACGCCCTCCAGCGGGCTGTTCGAGAGCCAGGACCAGAAGGTGTATCTCTCGATGTTCGACCAGCAGCTCACGCAGAACCTTTCGGGGCGCGGCGTGGGGCTGGCCGAAGCGATGCTCGCGCAGCTGCGGCGCAGCATGCCGTCGGGCACGCCCGATGCGGATGCCGATGCTGAAATCGGCACCAAGCCCATGTCGCTCGAACCGCGTGTTGGCTTGCCGTACGGTCCGCGTGCAGGCATTCCCCTTGGCTCGGCGCCGACTGCCCGCGTGGGTGCCGATCTCAGCGTCTATCAATTCAACAGCGAGCGCCGCGCACCCGGTGCTGGTGCGAATGCTTCGTTGCAAGGGCAGGTCGACGATTTCGTCGGCCGCATGGGTGCGTCCGCGCAGGCCGCCAGCACGGCCAGCGGTGTGCCGGCGCCGCTGATCCTTGCGCAGGCCGCGCTCGAATCCGGCTGGGGCAAGCGGGAGATCCGCGCCGACGACGGTACGCAGAGCTTCAACCTGTTCGGCATCAAGGCCGACCGCAGCTGGAAGGGCGCGACGGTCGAAACCACCACCACCGAATACGTCGACGGCGAGCCGCAGAAGGTGCGCGCCAAGTTCCGCGCCTACGCCTCGTACGAAGAAGCCTTCACCGACTACGCACGCTTCATCACCCGCAACCCGCGCTACGCGAACGTGCTGGCCACCGACGACCCGACCGAGGCCGCGCACGGCCTGCAGCGCGCGGGCTACGCCACCGATCCGCGCTACGGCGAGAAGCTCGTTCGCATCATGCAGAAATTCGGGTGAGCCGCGCTCGCGCCCACCACATCAAGGAAACCCCATGGCAAAGACCCAAGAAACCGCAGCAGGCAGCCGCCTGGAGGTCGTGACCTTCAAGCTGGGCGAAGAGGAATACGGCATAGACATCCAGAAGGTGCAGGAGCTGCGCGGCTACGACGCGGTGACGCGCATTGCAAACGCGCCGGAATACATCAAGGGTGTGGTGAACCTGCGCGGGATCATCGTGCCGATCATCGACATGCGCATCAAGTTCAAGCTGGGCGACCCGACGTACGACCAGTTCACGGTGGTGATCGTGCTGAACATCGCAGGGCGCGTGGTGGGCATGGTGGTGGACAGCGTGTCGGACGTGATCACGCTGACGGGCGAGCAGATCAAGCCTGCGCCGGAGATGGGCTCGGTGCTGGACGCCGACTACCTGATCGGGCTGGGCACGCTGGACGAGCGGATGCTGATTCTGGTGGACATCGACCGGCTGATGTCCAGCGACGAGATGGGTCTCGTCGAAAAGATCGCCGCCTGACGGCCGGGCGCGCACGCCAACGCCAATCAGAACAACGACACACAGAGGTTCCGCGAGGAGACGCACATGAAAGACTGGAAGATCGGACGGCGCCTGGGCGCCGGCTTTGCACTGGTGCTGGCGCTGGTGGTCATTACCGCGGGCATCGGCGTGCTGCGCCTGCAGGGCGTGGGCGATGCGACGGAGGCCATGGCC
This is a stretch of genomic DNA from Variovorax paradoxus. It encodes these proteins:
- a CDS encoding chemotaxis protein CheW, with product MAKTQETAAGSRLEVVTFKLGEEEYGIDIQKVQELRGYDAVTRIANAPEYIKGVVNLRGIIVPIIDMRIKFKLGDPTYDQFTVVIVLNIAGRVVGMVVDSVSDVITLTGEQIKPAPEMGSVLDADYLIGLGTLDERMLILVDIDRLMSSDEMGLVEKIAA
- the flgJ gene encoding flagellar assembly peptidoglycan hydrolase FlgJ, which codes for MTLPATTDRSGALDQRFALDVQGVDALRRTVRTSPEEGLQQVSRQFEALFMNMVLKSMREATPSSGLFESQDQKVYLSMFDQQLTQNLSGRGVGLAEAMLAQLRRSMPSGTPDADADAEIGTKPMSLEPRVGLPYGPRAGIPLGSAPTARVGADLSVYQFNSERRAPGAGANASLQGQVDDFVGRMGASAQAASTASGVPAPLILAQAALESGWGKREIRADDGTQSFNLFGIKADRSWKGATVETTTTEYVDGEPQKVRAKFRAYASYEEAFTDYARFITRNPRYANVLATDDPTEAAHGLQRAGYATDPRYGEKLVRIMQKFG